The Drosophila teissieri strain GT53w chromosome X, Prin_Dtei_1.1, whole genome shotgun sequence genome has a segment encoding these proteins:
- the LOC122623643 gene encoding calpain-D isoform X3 produces the protein MHDPGSSSRLSGAASAAAGTASTGAIAAAAGVGAVAATRHDNKTQLGNGSRSKMWTCIKCSYAYNRLWLQTCEMCEAKAEQQQQQLQLQQQQQQHHHHLQQQQAEAPRDEPWTCKKCTLVNYSTAMACVVCGGSKLKSISSIEDMTLRKGEFWTCSHCTLKNSLHSPVCSACKSHRQPQLSMAMEAVRERPDGQSYEEQDAAAVGGGGGSGASAHQSGATEVKAPTALNLPLASVALPMPMLQIPSSSAAGLRGSRSPSPRMQPLPSLQQQRNSSSSGAIPKRHSTGGSIVPRNISIAGLASYNLQQGQGVGSASVVSASGAAVGASSSSKKWQCPACTYDNCAASVVCDICSSPRGLASAVLGEALGRKSIRVALTPADIRQESKLMENLRQLEETEALTKWQNIIQYCRDNSELFVDDSFPPAPKSLYYNPASGAAEGNPVVQWRRPHEINCDGGAYPPWAVFRTPLPSDICQGVLGNCWLLSALAVLAEREDLVKEVLVTKEICGQGAYQVRLCKDGKWTTVLVDDLLPCDKRGHLVYSQAKRKQLWVPLIEKAVAKIHGCYEALVSGRAIEGLATLTGAPCESIPLQASSLPMPSEDELDKDLIWAQLLSSRCVRFLMGASCGGGNMKVDEEEYQQKGLRPRHAYSVLDVKDIQGHRLLKLRNPWGHYSWRGDWSDDSSLWTDDLRDALMPHGASEGVFWISFEDVLNYFDCIDICKVRSGWNEVRLQGTLQPLCSISCVLLTVLEPTEAEFTLFQEGQRNSEKSQRSQLDLCVVIFRTRSPAAPEIGRLVEHSKRQVRGFVGCHKMLERDIYLLVCLAFNHWHTGIEDPHQYPQCILAIHSSKRLLVEQISPSPHLLADAIISLTLTKGQRHEGREGMTAYYLTKGWAGLVVMVENRHENKWIHVKCDCQESYNVVSTRGELKTVDSVPPLQRQVIIVLTQLEGSGGFSIAHRLTHRLANSRGLHDWGPPGATHCPPIENVHGLHAPRLIT, from the exons ATGCATGATCCagggagcagcagccgccTGTCAGGAGCCGCATCCGCCGCAGCAGGAACAGCGTCCACTGGAGCGatagctgcagcagcaggagtagGAGCAGTTGCTGCCACGCGGCACGACAATAAAACACAGCTGGGCAACGGCAGCCGCAGTAAGATGTGGACATGCATCAAATGTTCCTATGCCTACAACCGACTCTGGCTGCAGACCTGCGAGATGTGCGAGGCCAAAGctgaacagcagcaacagcaactgcagctacagcagcagcagcagcagcaccatcaccatttacagcagcaacaggcag AAGCACCGCGCGACGAGCCCTGGACCTGCAAGAAGTGCACCCTGGTTAACTACTCGACAGCAATGGCCTGCGTGGTGTGCGGCGGCTCCAAGCTGAAAAGCATCTCTTCCATCGAGGACATGACGTTGCGAAAGGGCGAGTTCTGGACCTGCAGCCACTGCACGCTAAAGAACTCGCTGCACTCGCCGGTATGCAGTGCCTGCAAGTCCCACCGCCAGCCGCAGCTCTCGATGGCCATGGAGGCGGTGCGGGAGCGACCGGATGGCCAGTCGTACGAGGAGCAGGATGCTGCAGCCGTCGGGGGCGGTGGCGGCAGCGGAGCCAGTGCCCACCAGTCGGGCGCCACTGAGGTCAAAGCACCTACAGCTTTGAACCTCCCGCTGGCTTCGGTGGCGCTGCCCATGCCAATGCTGCAGATTCCATCGTCATCGGCGGCTGGTCTGCGTGGCTCACGCAGTCCCTCGCCCAGGATGCAGCCACTGCCATCGCTCCAGCAGCAGAGGAATTCCAGCTCTTCTGGCGCCATACCCAAGCGTCACAGCACCGGCGGCTCTATTGTGCCCAGGAACATCTCCATCGCTGGTCTGGCCAGCTACAACTTGCAGCAGGGCCAGGGAGTCGGCTCCGCGTCGGTCGTGTCTGCTTCTGGAGCAGCAGTCGGAGCCAGTTCGAGCTCAAAGAAGTGGCAGTGTCCTGCGTGCACGTACGATAACTGTGCCGCTTCCGTGGTGTGTGACATCTGCTCGAGTCCGCGTGGCCTAGCGAGCGCCGTTTTGGGTGAGGCGTTGGGCAGGAAGTCCATTCGAGTTGCCCTCACCCCCGCGGATATTCGGCAGGAGAGCAAGCTGATGGAGAACCTTCGACAGCTGGAGGAGACCGAAGCGTTAACCAAGTGGCAAAACATCATCCAGTACTGCCGCGACAACAGCGAGCTTTTCGTGGATGATTCGTTTCCGCCGGCGCCGAAGAGTCTGTACTACAATCCGGCGAGCGGAGCGGCCGAGGGCAATCCTGTAGTGCAGTGGCGACGACCGCACGAGATTAACTGCGACGGAGGAGCGTATCCGCCATGGGCTGTGTTCCGCACCCCGCTGCCGTCGGACATCTGCCAGGGCGTCTTGGGCAACTGCTGGCTACTCAGTGCCCTGGCGGTGCTGGCGGAGCGCGAGGATCTGGTTAAGGAGGTGCTGGTCACGAAGGAGATATGTGGCCAGGGCGCATACCAGGTGCGCCTCTGCAAAGACGGCAAGTGGACGACGGTGCTGGTGGATGACCTGCTACCTTGCGACAAGCGTGGCCATCTGGTTTACTCGCAGGCCAAGCGCAAGCAGCTATGGGTGCCGCTAATCGAGAAGGCTGTGGCTAAGATCCACGGCTGCTACGAGGCACTGGTCTCGGGCCGGGCGATCGAGGGACTGGCCACGCTGACGGGAGCGCCCTGCGAAAGCATACCGCTCCAGGCCAGTAGCTTGCCCATGCCCAGCGAGGACGAGCTGGACAAGGACCTGATATGGGCCCAGCTGCTGAGCTCGCGCTGCGTACGATTCCTCATGGGCGCCAGCTGTGGCGGTGGCAACATGAAG GTGGACGAGGAGGAGTACCAGCAGAAGGGGCTGCGCCCGCGACACGCATACTCGGTGCTGGACGTGAAGGACATCCAGGGACATCGACTGCTCAAGCTGCGCAATCCGTGGGGCCACTATTCGTGGCGTGGCGATTGGTCGGATGACTCCTCCCTGTGGACGGACGACCTTCGGGATGCTCTGATGCCGCACGGCGCTAGCGAGGGCGTCTTCTGGATCTCGTTCGAGGATGTGCTCAACTACTTCGACTGCATCGATATCTGCAAGGTGCGCTCCGGCTGGAACGAGGTGCGTCTGCAGGGCACCTTGCAGCCCCTGTGCTCCATCTCCTGTGTGCTGCTCACCGTGCTGGAGCCGACGGAGGCGGAGTTTACACTATTCCAGGAGGGGCAGCGCAACTCGGAAAAGTCGCAGCGATCGCAGCTGGACCTGTGCGTTGTGATATTCCGCACCCGCTCTCCGGCGGCGCCGGAAATTGGTCGATTAGTGGAGCACAGCAAGCGTCAG GTGCGAGGCTTTGTGGGATGCCACAAAATGCTGGAGCGGGACATTTACCTACTCGTGTGTCTGGCCTTCAACCACTGGCACACGGGCATCGAGGATCCCCACCAGTATCCTCAATGCATCCTGGCGATACACAGCTCCAAGCGCCTGCTGGTGGAGCAGATTAGTCCCTCTCCGCACCTCCTGGCCGACGCTATTATTAGCCTGACCCTAACCAAGGGACAGCGGCACGAGGGGCGCGAGGGGATGACCGCCTACTATCTGACCAAG GGCTGGGCGGGTCTGGTTGTGATGGTGGAAAATAGACATGAGAACAAGTGGATCCATGTAAAATGTGATTGCCAGGAGAGCTACAATGTGGTGTCGACACGCGGCGAACTCAAGACGGTGGACTCTGTGCCGCCGCTGCAGAG ACAAGTAATCATAGTGCTCACCCAACTAGAGGGCAGTGGCGGCTTCAGCATTGCCCACCGGCTGACCCATCGGCTGGCGAACTCCCGCGGCCTGCACGACTGGGGGCCACCCGGCGCCACCCACTGCCCGCCCATCGAGAATGTTCATGGACTGCATGCTCCTCGGCTAATTACCTAG